CGGCGGCGTCCGGTTCCAGCCAGGCACCGACCGTCACGTTGATGTCGTATTTCCGGGCCAGTTCGGGAACCCGGGCCAGATCGGCCCGGACGGTGTAGGTGCGGATGGCGTGAACCTTGCCCGAGAGGAGTTTGAGATCCTCTTCGATCTGCGCCACGGTGGGGTGAAGTTCCTTGCTGGGATCCTGATCGGCCCGATAGGGCGAGAAAGCAAAGCCGACGATGCGGTTGGGCCAGAGAGGTTCCACTTTCGGCTGATTGAACCAAGCCCATAGGCTTAGGGTAACCAACGATATGGCCATCATGACAATTATATTTATTATCTTCATCTTGGCTCGATACGGTATTTCAGCTATCCGCTGGGGAGTGCCAATGGCCGTGGCTTGGCGTCAGGAAAAGCATTGCGGACGGGAAGACATGCTATCACTGCTTGGCTTGTGGTTCAATGACGCTTGCCTGGGAAGGATGCGGGGAGGCGAAGTCCGCCAGTCCGTGTTCCTGAAAGAATACACTGTAACGCTTGTCATGCATCAGGATGTGCTGTATAAGCCAGCGGTTGAGAAACATGGCCACGCGCATGCCAATCATATGGGAAGATCCAAGATTAAGGTCATATTGAAAATCGACGATTTTGCGGATCAGGTGGAGGTGTTCGCGGAAATGGGCTTCCCGAGAGGGGTAGCCGTATTCCAGCATGATGGCTTCTTCCCGGGCGAAGTGGTTGGTGGTATAGGTCACCAGCTTGTCCACGATGTGGGCGACCATGGCAAGGGACCGTTTTTCCAATGGTAAATCAAGCAGTTCCCGACTGATGGCGATCAGGTCGCGATGGTCCTTGTCCAGTCGGTCGATACCGACGGAGAACTCATCCCGCCATTCCATGGGGTAGGTGGTCATTGCAGGTTCTCGGGCTGGAGATTAACCTTTTTACATTCTAGTCGAAATTGTACGGGTCTCCAAGCAAATCCGCGTCTGTTGGCTGTGGTTGCAACGGAATGACGCCGACCGATTCCTTGCCGAGAGAGCGGGCCTGGACGACCAACTGCCGATGGTGGGTGAAAAGGATGACCTGGAGTCGGGAGCCGAGATCCAGAAGACGTTCCAGAGTGGCTTGACTGCGCCGGTCGTCGAAATGGACCAGGAGGTCATCGGCGATGAAGGGCAGGGGTTCGTGGCGTTGGGCCCACCAGTCCACCCCGGCGAGGCGCAGGGCCAGAAAACACTGATCACGGGTTCCGTCGCTCAACTGCTCCACGCCAAGGCACTCCCCGGCTGGATGGGTGAGGGCGGTCAGACGGCGTTGGCCCCGCTCTTCCCATTGGGCCTGCAACCCCCGGTAACGTCCCAGGGTCAGGTGGTGGAAATGGTGGCTGGCCCGGCCCAGCAGGGAGGTGGCATCCTCCTCTTGATGATGATCCAGCCCCTCCTCAAGCAGGAGTTGGGCCGTGGCCACCGTCAGCCAGCGCCGGGCGGCCTGGGACAGGGAGGCGTGCAACATGCTGCGCTCCTGAGCCACGACGGCGGCGTCGTGATTATCGGACCGTCCGCGCTGAATGGTTCTGCGTCGTTCGATGTCGGCGACAGTGGCTTCGATGTCGCTTTCCAGGCGGGAAAGCTCTTCCTGTACCTCATCCAGCCGGACCGCCGGGGGCGTGGTGTCCGAGACCTCCGTGACCAGGGCCTGCACCTCCTCCAGGGAGGCGCCCTCTCCTTCGGCGAGAATCTGTTCCCGCGTTTCATCGAGAGCCTGTTTTTTCAGGTTCTGCTCCCGGATGTGCGGCAGGGCGGCCAGGGTGGCCTCCACATTCTCCGGCAGGCCGAATCGCTGGATTGTCTCGCTCAAACGGAGCTGCAGGGAGTCACGTTCCCGGGTCAGACGGGCCCGTTCGGCCTGCAGGGAGACGAATTGTTTGCTCAGTTCCGCAGCGTGCCGGTCCCGCTGCTGGGCTTCCAGCAGCCGTTTCTGCAGGGCCTCCACAACCTCACCCGGAGCCTGTCCGGGCCAACGGGGATCCAGGGTCAGAAAGGGGCCGAGGCGGTTTCGATAGGTTTCCTGCCGACGTTGGACCTCACTTTTCAGGGCCAGGAGAGCCGTGTGTTTCTCCTCCAGAGCGTGGAACTCTTCCCAGCGGTCGGTGGCTTGCCGTCCCAATTCCGGCGGGGCTTGTTCCGGCAAACCCAGCCGGGGGGCCAGACCGGCCCAGCGTTCCCGCCAGCTCTCCTCGGCTTGACCCAGGCGTTGCCGTTGCTGCCGGTCCTGTTGTATCAACGCGGCCCGTTCGGCTCGGGCCCGACGCCGCTCTTCGGCCAGCCGGTGCTGTTCCTTCAGTCCGTTCAGTCCGTCTTGCGCCAGATTCACCCAGGCCTCCAGCGGGGCTTCCGGGGAGAGAGAAAAGCCCGTGGGGAGGGTGGAGAGCAGGTCGTTCAACCAGTGACGATGCCGCTTCTCCTCCTCCTGCTGAGTCCGGTTTTCGGCTTGAAGCCGTTTCAGGGACTGGTGGTGCTGCAATGCCTTGCTGCGGCGCTCCTTCCATTGCGCCAGTTGCTGTGGCTCCAGCGCCGCCAGGGAGGGGGCGGCAAGGGCCTGACGCCATCGGGATTCCTCCTTCTCCCGGGCGTCCCCGGCGAAGCGACGCTCCTCTTCCAAAGCGGCGCACTCCTCCTCCAAACGGTGAATGGTGCGCAGCAGCAGGTCGTATTCCGCCGCCCGTCCGGACTGGTTCTCCAGGAGATCGACCAGCCGGTCCGCCTCCACCAGCTTCTGCCAGAACCGGGAGAGGGCCTGTTGAGTCGGGGTGAGCGGCCCCTCTTGCAGCAACGACTCCAGCAGGAGTTGCCAATCCTGGTCCCGACGCTCCCGGGCTTGGGAGACCTCCCCTCGGGTGACGGGTTTGCCGGCCTGCAAAAAGCCCTGAAGCCGCTCCTGTTGGAGGGTGAGTTCCCGATGTTTCGCCTCCCGGGCCTTGCGGGCCTGGGATTCCCGTTGCCGCACCGTTTGCAGCCTGCCCTGAAACGCCAGAATCTCCTCTTCCGAAGGGAGAATCACCTGTTCCAGATCTTCGGCATGGCCTTGCCAGGGGGTCAGTTCGGCCAGGGCATCCTGACATTGCCGTTGCAGGGCCATTTCGGCAACGGGTTGGTCGGCGGTTTTGCGAGCCAGGGTGGCGCGGGATTCCTGAATGGCCGTTTCCCAATGGGAGAGGGTGGGCCACGGCAGGGGCAGCTCTTCTGCCGGGGGGAGTTCCGCCTCCAGGGCGGTGCGTTCCGCCAGACGTTCCTCAAGCTCTTGCCGTTGCTCCTGCAGACGGCGTATCTCCTCCAGAAGCTTCCGGGAACTTTTCAGCACCATGTCGCCGGGTGGAATGAGGCGTTCATCCCATTGCAGAGCGAGGAGGATGGCCTTTTTCCGCTCCCCGAGCAGGGCAAGCTGGGGCTGCAGGCTCTCCAGGGTATTCACATCGCTCCGGAAGAGGGCCTTCTCCGCGTAGAGGGTGTCAAGGGTTGTCTTGTCCTCAACCAAGGCGTCGTGCGACGGCAATTGGCTCCGTTCCGTTTCGAGACGCTCCAGATTCTCCTGAAGGCGTTCGAACCGGTCCTGGTTTTTTGCCCGTTCGGCAGCGAGGGAACGGATGTTCTCTTCAATGGCCGCCGGAAGCTCCGGAAGGGGCTCCTGTTGCTGCAACCACTCCCGTTGAAGGGTGTATCGGGCCAGCAGGGGGGCCAGGCGGCGAACCCGCTCCAGGGTGTGTCGTTCCCGCAGCAGGCTCTCCTTTTGTTGGCGCAGCAGGCCCAGTTGCCGTTGACTCGCCTGCAGGGCCTTCTCTTCCGCCTGCCAGGCGCTGCCGCTCAACTGGGCTTTTTGCTCCTCCTTGGCCAGGCTGCGCCACTGCTGATGAAGATCCCGGATGGTGGAGTTGCTGCGGCGGCGGGGGTCCAGAAGCCGGCCCATCTCGTCGGTCAACGCCTTCTTGATGGCCATCACCCGCTCGAAACCGCCCACCGCCTGGAAAAAGGCCTCTCCCATGGCCCCTTTGGCCTCCATGAGGCGTTTGCCGCCTTCCCGTAACCCGGCGTGGTCCAGGGCGAAGAGTTCCTGAAATACCCCCGTTTCCACCGGGCCGAGAAAGGAGCCCAGGAAACCGTCGGGCAACGGACGTCCCTGGGCATCGAGCAGGGTCTCCTGGCGTCCCTTGCGTCGGCGGAAGCACAGCCGCTCGCCGGCCCGGGTTTCGATCTCCCCTTCCAGGAGCAGTTGGCCATACCCGTGGCGAAAGGCGTAAGGGGTTTGGGGGTGCATGCCGAAGAGCCACTCCCGCAGGGCGGAGAGCAGGGTGGTCTTGCCTGCTTCGTTTTCCCCCCATACCAGCCACAGTTTCACCCCTTCACGGGAGAAGTCGAGGGACTGATCGGCGAAGTGTCCGTAACGGTGCAGGTGGAACTGGCGGATTCTCATCGCTCCTCCTCGCTCATCTGCCGCAGCAGATGGTCCAGGGAGGTGTCGATATGTTCCTGTAACACGCTTTCCGAGGGTTCGCCGCCTCCGAAAAGCTCCTCGGCGAGAGGGGCCGGCAGCTCCTTGCGCAAGGCGGCGAGGCGTTCCAGAAGACGGCTGCGGAATTCGGGGTGACCACTGCGGTTCTGCATGGTGTGCAGCAGTTGACGCATGGAACCGGTGGGCAGCGACCGGGAGATATCGACTCGCGCGGCCTGTTCCAGCCGGACCGATTCGATCACGATCTCCGCGTTGCAAGCTTCGGCCAGGGCCTGGCAGCGCATGCGCAGGGATTCCGGGTCAAGGCGCCGCAGAACGTGGTTGGGCGAGAGGTCGTCGAAGGTGATGCGAACCAGATTCAAGGGCGAGCTCAGTTCGGACAGGAGGGTTCCCAACCGGGCCTCCACGTCGTCCAGCACCTTTTCCTGACCGACTGAAAGGCGGAGGTGTTCCCAGCGAACGAGATCGATGGGCTGAAAACGGGCGTCCAGGCCCCCGTCTTCGGGGAACGTTTCCACCAGCAGGAATCCCTTGGCGCCGCATTCCCGCACGTTGCGTCCCTGGAGGTTGCCGGGGAAATGGATGGGTGGGGTGTCGCTGAGACATTCCCGTTGATGGATGTGACCCAGGGCCCAATAGTCGTAGCCACAGGCTTTCAGATCCGGGAGACGGCAGGGGGCGTAGGGGGCGTGGCCCTCCCGACCTTCGGCGGCGGTGTGCAGCAGACCGATGTTGAACAGATCGGCATGCGGGCCGGGAAACCGACCCAGGGGATTGTCGAGGACATCCCGTTTGGGATAGCTCCAGCCGTGAACCGCCGCGCCGGTCGCCGGGAGGAGACGGGTTTCGGGGGCTGCGCTGTCGAAACAGAAGACGTTTTCCGGAAGGGGCAGATCCCGAATCAGCGGGCTTTCGGCATCGTGATTGCCCAGAACCAGACAGACGGGGATGCCGGCTTCACGCAGCCGTCCCAGTTGGCGCACCAGAAAGAGCCCGGTGGAGAAGTCCTTCCACGGACCGTCGAAAAGGTCTCCCGCAATCAGCAGCAGGTCGATGCGTCGGGCCACGGCTTCATCCACCAGGGCGGTAAAGGCCTCTCGTGTCGCTCCGGCCAGCCTTTGCGCCAGGTTGCCTTCGAGGTGGGGCAAACCGGTGCAGGGACTGTCGAGGTGGATGTCCGCCGCGTGAATGAAGCGCATGGCCCTCCGGTCGTTTTACAGGCGGTCCAGTACCGATTGTTCGACGTGAATTTCCGTTCGCTTCTGCAGTCCCTTCAGAAAAGCGCCGAAGTACTCCTGTCCCAGGTGTCCGGTCAGGGACTCTTCCAGTTTGTTCCGGGCCTTTTCGAACTGGGTGGGATCGGCTTTGCCGATGGCCTCCAGACGCACGATCTGCAAGGTTTCTCCGGCGTCCAGAACCTGTTCGTGCAGGGGTTTGGCCATGCTGAGGGTAAAGGCGGCGGTCCGCACCGGGGTGGGAACCGTCGGCGTGGGGGATTGTTCCATGAAGGGATCGGAGCGCACCACGCTGATGGCGGGGTGCAGTTTGGCCGCCTCCTCCAGGGATTTGCCCTGCTGAAGCAGTTCCAGGGCCTGTTTCATCAGGGACATGCCCTTTTCCCGAGTCCGGGCGGCCAGCCACTGGGTCAGAACATCCTTGCGGGCCTCCTCCAGGGAGAGGGGTTGGGCATCGAGGCGTTCCTTGACCTGAAGGGCGAAAAAGACCCCGTCTCCGGCTTCGATGAGGGGGGAAATCTCCCCGACCGGGGTGTTGAAGGCGGCTTCAAGGAACTTGGCGTTTTGTTCGAGGCTGGTGGCGGTGTCGGAGGCCTCGCCGAGGGCGATGAAGCCGGTCTCCTTGTAGCGCAGATTGGCGTTTTTGGCCACATCCTGCAGATCGCCGGAGGCGGCGAGCTGATCTTCGATCTTCGTGGAGGCTTCGTAAACCAGATCGATGCCCTTGCGCTCTTCGAGTTGGGCCCGGATCTCGGCTTCAACCTCCTTGAGCTCCTTTTCCTTGCCTTCCCGGATGGTATCCACCCGGATCAGATGCCAGCCCGCTTCGGTGCGCACCGGTTCGGAGACCTGACCCAGGGGGAGGGAGAAGGCCACCTTCTCGAACTCCGGCGGCATGGAGCCGGGGCTGACCAGACCCAGCAGACCTCCCGAGGCGGCGCTGACATCCCGCGACTCCTTGCGGGCCACCTCCTCGAAGGATTGACCGCCGGCGATCCCTTTGGCCAGGGCCAGGGCCTTTTCCAGAACGGCCTGTTCACCGCCGGAGGTAGCGTCGACGGGAAGCAGAATATGGCGAAGATGTCGGGCCGGAGGCTGTCCGTAGGAGGAACGGTGTTCCTGGTAGTACTCCTGAATCTCCTCCGCCGTGACGGAAATGGCGGAGCGCACGCTGTCGGTGTTCAGGACGATATAGGAAACCCGCGCCTTGCGCGGCGAGAGGAACTTCTCCTGGTGTTCCTTCAAAAAGGCGGTCAAGGCGTCGTCGTCGGCCTTGAACTCGGCATTCAGCGCCATCGGTTTCAACTGCAGCGTGGCGATGGTGCGTTGTTCCCGCTCCAGATCGAAGAGGTGTTTGAGCAGCATGGAGGGGACCGCCACGGGAGTTTGCAGGGTGTTTTCCAACTGGGCGTTGGCCATGCCCTGGGACATTTGATTCTCGAACTCCCTCGGGGTCTGCCGGCGACTCTTCAAAAAGGTGTTGTAGCGGACCAGGTCGAATTTTTTGTCGGTCTGGAAGCCTTCCAGGTTGGCGATCTCCTCCCGCAGGGTCTCCGGGGAGGTGGTCAGGCGCAACTCCTGGATGGTGTTGAAAATCAGATATTGGCTGATGAGGGCCTGGAGGGTCTGGAATTTCAGCCCGAGCTGTTCGGCCATCTGGCGGTCGATCTGTCCGCCCGCCATCTGCTGCAGGCGGGAGAACTGCTGCTGGTAGGCCGTGTTGAACTCTTCGGGGGTGATCTCCCATTTGCCGACTTTGGCGACGGGAAGGGTCTCCTTGCGCTCCAGATAATTGCCCACGCCCCAAACGGCGAAGGTCAGGGCCAAAAAGAGCAGCAACAGTTTGATGAGCCAGGTCTTGGCTCCCCGCCGCAACACGTTGAGCATGGGGAGAATTTCCTTTGCCGGATGGAAAGCGCCTTGAAAAACGGGTACTTTAACGTCTGCAGGCCTCGTGCGCAACGTGTCAGGCAAAAAAGATGGGCGGGTTGAACGGTATGATCCGTCGCCCTGCGTCGCCATGCGTTGACTGGGATGCACGGCTTGTTTAGTTTTCCAGGATGGCCGCATGGGATTGGCGGCTTTGGGCAACCCGTCTTATTCCTGAATTTCGTCGCGAAACCGGCCAGGGCGCCTCAGGACAAGGCGCGCGATGCCTCGACGACCGGAACCGTGGTCGTTTTCCGCAGTGAGGATCGTCGAGCGAGCGCAACGCCGTCATGGCGCGATCCTGGTCCGGTTGCAGCAGAAATTCAGGAATGAGACGGGGGTAAAGGGAGCGGGGCGGCATGGAGATCATAAGAGGCTTGCATAACCTTCACCCGCGGCAACGGGGGGCGGTGGCGGCCATTGGCAACTTCGACGGGATTCATTTGGGACATCAGGATCTCTTCCGTGGCGTGAAGGAGCTGGCTGCGCGGCAGGGTGCGCCGGCCATGGCCATCACCTTCGATCCCCATCCCCGTCATGTACTGGATCCCGCATCCTCGCCGTCGCGCATCACCGGACTGCGTGGCAAGGCCCGCTGGATGGCCCATTATGGCATCGACGCCATGTTTCTGCTCCATTTCGATCACCATCTGGCGGCCATGGAGGCGGCGGATTTCGCCGGGGAGTACCTGGTCGGGCATCTGGGGCTGGCCGGTCTGGTGGTGGGCTTCAATTTTCGTTTCGGGGCGCGGGGCGCGGGGGATATCGCCCTGTTGCGCGAGGTGGGACGGCGGAACGGTTTCCCGGTTTGGGAACATCCGCCCTTTTTTCACCAAGGCGACCCCGTCTCTTCCACCCGGGTGCGGGAAACGGTGTTGTCCGGGGATCTCCTTCAGGCCGAAGCCCTGCTGGGGCGACCCTTCGAGATCGAAGGCAAAGTGGGGCATGGTGCGGGTCGCGGCGGTCGTCTGGGGTGTCCCACGGCGAATCTCTCTCTGGCCGGATTCCTGCATCCCCCACGAGGAGTCTATATTTCGGAAGCCTGGGTGGACGGCGTCTGGTATCCCGCCGTGTCCAACATCGGCTGCAATCCCACCTTCGGGGGGGAGCATCCCCGCCTGGAGACCCATATTCTGGCGGAAGTGGGGGTGTTGTACAGTCGCGGCATTCGCATCCGCTTTTGCAAATGGCTGCGGGACGAGCGCCCCTTTCCCGATGCCCGGGCCCTTTTGACGCAGATTGAACACGATATCGCCACGGCCCGGACCTGGTTCGAACACCATCCGGTGGGGGGTGGCGACTCTTTGTGAAGGAATCGTTGGAATGCGGGAGAGAAGCATGCTTTACTGGGGGTTGGGTACCGGGGCTGTCGTCCTGCTGCTGGATCAGTGGACCAAGGCCTTTTTCTCGCAACTGCTGTGGCACTCCGGCATCACCCTGATACCGGGTTTTCTCAACCTGGACCTGGTTCACAATCAGGGTGCGGCCTTCGGCATGTTCCGCTCCCTGGAACCGATGTGGCGGGATGGTATCCTCGTTCTGGTCGCCGTGGTCGCCGTGGTGTTGATCGTGGCCATGCTGCGCAAAACCCCCGATCTGTTCAGCGCCCTGGCGCTGGGACTGGTGCTGGGCGGGGCCATCGGCAATCTGGTGGACCGCCTGCGCTTCGGATGGGTGGTCGATTTCATTCATGTACACTGGTACGAACTCTCCTGGCCGGTGTTCAATGTGGCCGACAGCGGCATCACGGTAGGAATCGGCATGTTGATCTGGCAAAGTTTCTTCTTCAACAAGGATGGATCACGATGACGTCTCGGCACCTTTTCCTGGCAGTTGTCCTGGCCACCCTCGTCGGGGGCTGTTCCAGCACCTTTCGCATGCCCTGGGAGGATAGCTCCCTGGAGGTCAACCGCATTGCCACCCGGGAGCCTTTGGAGGTTCCCCCGGATCTCTACAGCCTGCCCCAGGCGGGAGAGAGCCCGGCTGCCGAGGAGTCTTCCAAATCCTCTTCCGCCCGGGATCACCTCTTCGGCAAGAAGGAGGCGCGGGGGGAGAACGCCCGGCGTAGCGAATCCGGCGGGCTTCCCGGCTGGATGGGCAGTGGCGGCAAGAATCCGTAAACCGCCGCAATCAGGCTGGAGGATGGCATGAAAGGCGTGTTGCGACGGGCCGTGGGCTTGTTGTTGCTGGTGTTCGCCCAGGAGGTCTCGGCAGGGGACACCGTAGCGGAGAAAACCTGGCTGGCGCACCGGGACTTTCGTCTTGAAAACGGGCTGCGGGTGGTCCTGGTTCAGGAGCCCAAGGCGCCGGTGGTGGTGACCCAGGTCTGGTACCGCGTGGGTTCGGTGGACGAGGAGCCGGGACGCACCGGGCTCTCCCACATGCTGGAACACATGATGTTCCGGGGCACCCCCGACCATCCCGACGGGGAGTTCTCCCGCATCGTTTCCCACCTGGGAGGTGATGACAACGCCTCCACCTCCCAGGATTTCACCCAATACTACGTCAAGATCGCCTCGAACCATCTGGAGCGGATTCTGGCTCTGGAAGCCGATCGCATGCACAACCTCCGTCTGGAGGAGGAGGTGTTGCGCACCGAAAACGCGGTGGTTCAGGAGGAGCGTCGCAGTCGCACCGACAGCGATCCCCAGGCCCGCATGGCCGAAAAGTTTCAGGAACGGCTCTTCTCCGGTCATCCCTACGGCCATCCCATCATCGGCTGGATGGCCGACATTCAGGCCCATCGGCGGGATGATCTGGCTCGCTGGTACCGCCTTCATTACGCGCCGAACAATGCCGCGCTGGTCGTGGTCGGGGATTTGGATCTCGATCGGGCGCAACGTCTCGTGGAAACCTATTTCGCCTCGATTCCACCGGCGGAATCCCTGCCCGACGGTCGTATCGCCCGTCCGCCGCTTCCCGAACAACCGCAACGTCTGGTGGTGGAGGATGCCACCGCCCGGGTCGGGTTGTGGAACATGGCCTTCAGCGCCCCCTCTCTGGCTCAGGGGGACGCCGAGCGGGAGGTGATGGCCTGTGAGGTTCTCACCGAACTTCTGGGCGGCGGCCTCTCCAGCCGGCTTTACCGCCGCCTGGTGGTGGAGGAGCAGCTTGCGGTGGCGGTCAACGCCGGATACGGCGGGATGGAGCGGGGAGGGGGCACCATTCAGCTTCAGGTCACCCCCCGGTCGGGGGTCGACGCGGTGCGTATCGAGGAGCAGGTGCGGGCCGTGATCGAGCGGTTGCGGCAGGAACCGGTCGATGAGACCGAGCTTCAGCGGGTGCGGAACAACCTGATCGCGGGGCATGTCTTCACCCAGGATTCGGCCTATTATCTGGCCCACAGCATCGGGCGTTCCGTGACGGCGGGTATCGACTGGCGCGGTCAGGTGCTGGACTATCCGCATCATCTTCGGGAGGTTGCGGTGGCGGATGTGCAGGCGGCGGCCGGGCGTTATCTGGATCCGCAACGGGCCACCATCGGCTGGTTGCAACCGGCTGGGCAACGCTCCGGGGGCTCCTCACCGGTGGAGGCCACACCATGATCAAGCGACTGATTCTGGGGATGTTGCTGGTGATGTCGGTCATACCCCATGGCCGGGCCGCCGCCCTGAAAGCGCAGCACGGGGAGACGGATCGGGGCATGCCGGTCTACCTGGTGGAGAGCCATACCCTGCCGATGGTGCAGATCCGCCTGCTGATTCGCGCCGGGAGCGCCTACGATCCCGAGGGGAAGGAAGGGCTGTCGGAGTTGACGGCCTGGATGTTCAACGAAGGCGCCGGACCGTGGGACGGGCAGGCTTTTCAGGAGCGGCTCGAATTCCACGGCGTGCGGTTGCAGGCTCAATCCGGTCGGGATCTGTTGTCGATCTCCGTGACCACCTTGACGGAACATGCGGAGGAGGCCTGGCATCTGCTGGGGGAAGCGCTGATTCGTCCCCGTCTCGATGGGGCAGCCTTTGGCCGGGCCATCGAGGATCTGCTCTCCAACCTGGAAAAAGAGCGGGAAGAACCCACGACCCTGGCCCAGAAGGCCCTTTGGCAACGGGTTTACGGCAAACACCCCTACGGCAAGCCCGCGAAAGGGCGCGTTGAATCGGTTCGGGGTCTGACCCTCGCCGATCTGGCGGATTTCCGGGACAAGGCCTTTCGGGGCCCCGGCATGGTCATGGCCGTGGCCGGGGATCTGGACTGGGAACGGCTGAGCCGGCTCAACGCCACCTATTTGAAGGATCTCAACGCCGAACCGGGTCCCTTCGCACCCATTGAAAAGGCTCCCGATTCCCTTTCGGGTCAGAGTCTGCATATTCCGCTGGAGACGCCCCAGACCGCGTTGCTGCTGGGCCGGGTTGGCATCGACCGGCACGATGCGGACTATTTCCCCCTGATGGTGTTGAACCACATGCTGGGCGGCAGCGGCCTGACCAGCCGACTTTCCCTGGAGATTCGCGAAAAGCGGGGTCTGACCTACGGTGTCGATTCGGCCTTCGATCCGTTGGAGGGGAGGGGCGCCTTTCTGATCTCGCTGCGCACCAAAAACGCCTCCGTCCGGGAGGCTCTCGAACTGGTGAAACGGGAGTTGAAACGCACCGTTCAGGAGGGATTTTCGGAAGAGGAGGTGGCGGAGGCCAAGCGTAATCTGATCGGCTCCTTCCCCCTGCAATTGGACGGGCTGGGCAAGCTGGCCACCAACTGGAGCAATATCGGCTTTTACCGTCGCGGCCCGGATTATCTGGAACAGTGGGCCAGTCGGGTGGAGGGGGTGAGCCTCGGTGATCTGCGGCGGGTGGCTGCCCGGTTGTTGAATCCGGAGGGTTTTTCGGTGGTGACGGCCGGCGGGCTGGATCCGGGTCTGCCGGCGACCCAACCCCTGCTTGAGGAGTCGGACAAAAAGCCGGAAAAGTGAGTCCGTTTCTGTTTCGCTGATACCGGGGGCCGGGGGGATACCCCCCGTATGCCGTGCGTTTCGTCAGAAAGTGTCAATTTTCCGTGAACCAGGTATCGAAGGCCAGATGCAGCAGCAGGTGGACCTTTCGGGCGGTCAGGATCAGCTCTTCCGTGCGTCCGGCCAGGAGCAGTTTTTCGCAAAGTTCGTCGTGAAAGGCCTCGCCGAAGCCCTCGT
This portion of the Magnetococcales bacterium genome encodes:
- a CDS encoding hemerythrin family protein encodes the protein MTTYPMEWRDEFSVGIDRLDKDHRDLIAISRELLDLPLEKRSLAMVAHIVDKLVTYTTNHFAREEAIMLEYGYPSREAHFREHLHLIRKIVDFQYDLNLGSSHMIGMRVAMFLNRWLIQHILMHDKRYSVFFQEHGLADFASPHPSQASVIEPQAKQ
- a CDS encoding AAA family ATPase is translated as MRIRQFHLHRYGHFADQSLDFSREGVKLWLVWGENEAGKTTLLSALREWLFGMHPQTPYAFRHGYGQLLLEGEIETRAGERLCFRRRKGRQETLLDAQGRPLPDGFLGSFLGPVETGVFQELFALDHAGLREGGKRLMEAKGAMGEAFFQAVGGFERVMAIKKALTDEMGRLLDPRRRSNSTIRDLHQQWRSLAKEEQKAQLSGSAWQAEEKALQASQRQLGLLRQQKESLLRERHTLERVRRLAPLLARYTLQREWLQQQEPLPELPAAIEENIRSLAAERAKNQDRFERLQENLERLETERSQLPSHDALVEDKTTLDTLYAEKALFRSDVNTLESLQPQLALLGERKKAILLALQWDERLIPPGDMVLKSSRKLLEEIRRLQEQRQELEERLAERTALEAELPPAEELPLPWPTLSHWETAIQESRATLARKTADQPVAEMALQRQCQDALAELTPWQGHAEDLEQVILPSEEEILAFQGRLQTVRQRESQARKAREAKHRELTLQQERLQGFLQAGKPVTRGEVSQARERRDQDWQLLLESLLQEGPLTPTQQALSRFWQKLVEADRLVDLLENQSGRAAEYDLLLRTIHRLEEECAALEEERRFAGDAREKEESRWRQALAAPSLAALEPQQLAQWKERRSKALQHHQSLKRLQAENRTQQEEEKRHRHWLNDLLSTLPTGFSLSPEAPLEAWVNLAQDGLNGLKEQHRLAEERRRARAERAALIQQDRQQRQRLGQAEESWRERWAGLAPRLGLPEQAPPELGRQATDRWEEFHALEEKHTALLALKSEVQRRQETYRNRLGPFLTLDPRWPGQAPGEVVEALQKRLLEAQQRDRHAAELSKQFVSLQAERARLTRERDSLQLRLSETIQRFGLPENVEATLAALPHIREQNLKKQALDETREQILAEGEGASLEEVQALVTEVSDTTPPAVRLDEVQEELSRLESDIEATVADIERRRTIQRGRSDNHDAAVVAQERSMLHASLSQAARRWLTVATAQLLLEEGLDHHQEEDATSLLGRASHHFHHLTLGRYRGLQAQWEERGQRRLTALTHPAGECLGVEQLSDGTRDQCFLALRLAGVDWWAQRHEPLPFIADDLLVHFDDRRSQATLERLLDLGSRLQVILFTHHRQLVVQARSLGKESVGVIPLQPQPTDADLLGDPYNFD
- a CDS encoding DNA repair exonuclease, with translation MRFIHAADIHLDSPCTGLPHLEGNLAQRLAGATREAFTALVDEAVARRIDLLLIAGDLFDGPWKDFSTGLFLVRQLGRLREAGIPVCLVLGNHDAESPLIRDLPLPENVFCFDSAAPETRLLPATGAAVHGWSYPKRDVLDNPLGRFPGPHADLFNIGLLHTAAEGREGHAPYAPCRLPDLKACGYDYWALGHIHQRECLSDTPPIHFPGNLQGRNVRECGAKGFLLVETFPEDGGLDARFQPIDLVRWEHLRLSVGQEKVLDDVEARLGTLLSELSSPLNLVRITFDDLSPNHVLRRLDPESLRMRCQALAEACNAEIVIESVRLEQAARVDISRSLPTGSMRQLLHTMQNRSGHPEFRSRLLERLAALRKELPAPLAEELFGGGEPSESVLQEHIDTSLDHLLRQMSEEER
- a CDS encoding SurA N-terminal domain-containing protein; the encoded protein is MLNVLRRGAKTWLIKLLLLFLALTFAVWGVGNYLERKETLPVAKVGKWEITPEEFNTAYQQQFSRLQQMAGGQIDRQMAEQLGLKFQTLQALISQYLIFNTIQELRLTTSPETLREEIANLEGFQTDKKFDLVRYNTFLKSRRQTPREFENQMSQGMANAQLENTLQTPVAVPSMLLKHLFDLEREQRTIATLQLKPMALNAEFKADDDALTAFLKEHQEKFLSPRKARVSYIVLNTDSVRSAISVTAEEIQEYYQEHRSSYGQPPARHLRHILLPVDATSGGEQAVLEKALALAKGIAGGQSFEEVARKESRDVSAASGGLLGLVSPGSMPPEFEKVAFSLPLGQVSEPVRTEAGWHLIRVDTIREGKEKELKEVEAEIRAQLEERKGIDLVYEASTKIEDQLAASGDLQDVAKNANLRYKETGFIALGEASDTATSLEQNAKFLEAAFNTPVGEISPLIEAGDGVFFALQVKERLDAQPLSLEEARKDVLTQWLAARTREKGMSLMKQALELLQQGKSLEEAAKLHPAISVVRSDPFMEQSPTPTVPTPVRTAAFTLSMAKPLHEQVLDAGETLQIVRLEAIGKADPTQFEKARNKLEESLTGHLGQEYFGAFLKGLQKRTEIHVEQSVLDRL
- the ribF gene encoding riboflavin biosynthesis protein RibF, which codes for MEIIRGLHNLHPRQRGAVAAIGNFDGIHLGHQDLFRGVKELAARQGAPAMAITFDPHPRHVLDPASSPSRITGLRGKARWMAHYGIDAMFLLHFDHHLAAMEAADFAGEYLVGHLGLAGLVVGFNFRFGARGAGDIALLREVGRRNGFPVWEHPPFFHQGDPVSSTRVRETVLSGDLLQAEALLGRPFEIEGKVGHGAGRGGRLGCPTANLSLAGFLHPPRGVYISEAWVDGVWYPAVSNIGCNPTFGGEHPRLETHILAEVGVLYSRGIRIRFCKWLRDERPFPDARALLTQIEHDIATARTWFEHHPVGGGDSL
- the lspA gene encoding signal peptidase II gives rise to the protein MRERSMLYWGLGTGAVVLLLDQWTKAFFSQLLWHSGITLIPGFLNLDLVHNQGAAFGMFRSLEPMWRDGILVLVAVVAVVLIVAMLRKTPDLFSALALGLVLGGAIGNLVDRLRFGWVVDFIHVHWYELSWPVFNVADSGITVGIGMLIWQSFFFNKDGSR